The proteins below are encoded in one region of Coffea arabica cultivar ET-39 chromosome 4c, Coffea Arabica ET-39 HiFi, whole genome shotgun sequence:
- the LOC113738655 gene encoding uncharacterized protein isoform X1: MQRHFARRLSVSPAELSYSARGYLRSVWNSDNHIVLRCNIAFAETSNLVGGSKLQWRRSSFAVSAASDSSSEDRKGRKRVSKDERRSMVESFVHRYRVLNSGKFPTVSEAQREVGGSYYTVRMLVQELQYKSQMPTINTKESEIEAETKRKVELAIIIGDVLSNQIATEEDTIAYTQEIVKTPLQDSESTKGELEISDYLIKVNEAPIRKKTAGESELTETTVPSVAQSSSDIEALKNESPPLRTSWEKQAVHKNDSLPESDEHPKQDSSPSVSEEEISFSKTGTSSARSDKSEALSDGSDSRNEEPECDVIKFKDNHLEQSPEPEKLTRDLSKEQTDDADSPNKSFTWKSLKSLADGFLNMWRKL; encoded by the exons ATGCAGCGGCACTTTGCGAGGCGGCTGTCTGTTTCTCCGGCGGAGCTCTCTTATTCCGCTagag GCTATTTAAGATCTGTTTGGAATTCTGACAATCATATTGTACTTCGGTGCAACATAGCTTTTGCTGAGACATCAAATCTTGTCGGTGGATCGAAACTCCAATGGCGCAGAAGCTCCTTTGCGGTCTCTGCTGCTTCAGACTCTTCATCAGAAGATAGGAAGGGTCGGAAAAGGGTCTCAAAGGATGAAAGGAGATCTATGGTGGAATCGTTTGTACACAG GTATAGAGTCCTGAACTCAGGGAAGTTTCCAACTGTTTCAGAAGCTCAAAGAGAAGTTGGTGGATCATACTACACTGTGAGAATGCTGGTACAAGAGttgcaatataaatctcaaatgcCTACTATAAACACGAAGGAATCTGAAATCGAAGCAgaaaccaagagaaaggttgAACTAGCAATCATTATTGGAGATGTTTTGAGCAACCAAATTGCAACTGAAGAAGATACTATTGCTTACACTCAGGAAATTGTTAAAACACCATTGCAAGATAGTGAATCCACAAAAGGTGAACTAGAGATTTCAGATTATCTTATCAAGGTGAATGAAGCCCCAATAAGAAAAAAAACAGCTGGGGAAAGTGAATTGACAGAAACTACAGTACCATCAGTTGCGCAGTCATCATCAGACATTGAAGCTCTTAAGAATGAATCTCCACCACTAAGAACATCTTGGGAAAAACAAGCAGTTCACAAAAATGACTCGTTACCTGAGAGTGACGAGCATCCAAAACAAGATTCATCACCTTCAGTTTCAGAAGAGGAGATTTCTTTCAGTAAAACTGGAACATCTTCGGCAAGG AGTGATAAATCTGAAGCACTTTCCGACGGAAGTGATTCGCGTAATGAAGAACCAGAATGTGATGTCATCAAATTTAAAGATAATCATCTGGAGCAATCACCTGAACCAGAGAAGCTTACAAG GGACCTGTCCAAAGAGCAGACAGATGATGCAGATTCACCGAACAAATCTTTTACATGGAAAAGCCTCAAGTCTCTGGCTGATGGCTTTCTAAATATGTGGAGAAAATTGTAA
- the LOC113738655 gene encoding uncharacterized protein isoform X2: MQRHFARRLSVSPAELSYSARAFAETSNLVGGSKLQWRRSSFAVSAASDSSSEDRKGRKRVSKDERRSMVESFVHRYRVLNSGKFPTVSEAQREVGGSYYTVRMLVQELQYKSQMPTINTKESEIEAETKRKVELAIIIGDVLSNQIATEEDTIAYTQEIVKTPLQDSESTKGELEISDYLIKVNEAPIRKKTAGESELTETTVPSVAQSSSDIEALKNESPPLRTSWEKQAVHKNDSLPESDEHPKQDSSPSVSEEEISFSKTGTSSARSDKSEALSDGSDSRNEEPECDVIKFKDNHLEQSPEPEKLTRDLSKEQTDDADSPNKSFTWKSLKSLADGFLNMWRKL, translated from the exons ATGCAGCGGCACTTTGCGAGGCGGCTGTCTGTTTCTCCGGCGGAGCTCTCTTATTCCGCTagag CTTTTGCTGAGACATCAAATCTTGTCGGTGGATCGAAACTCCAATGGCGCAGAAGCTCCTTTGCGGTCTCTGCTGCTTCAGACTCTTCATCAGAAGATAGGAAGGGTCGGAAAAGGGTCTCAAAGGATGAAAGGAGATCTATGGTGGAATCGTTTGTACACAG GTATAGAGTCCTGAACTCAGGGAAGTTTCCAACTGTTTCAGAAGCTCAAAGAGAAGTTGGTGGATCATACTACACTGTGAGAATGCTGGTACAAGAGttgcaatataaatctcaaatgcCTACTATAAACACGAAGGAATCTGAAATCGAAGCAgaaaccaagagaaaggttgAACTAGCAATCATTATTGGAGATGTTTTGAGCAACCAAATTGCAACTGAAGAAGATACTATTGCTTACACTCAGGAAATTGTTAAAACACCATTGCAAGATAGTGAATCCACAAAAGGTGAACTAGAGATTTCAGATTATCTTATCAAGGTGAATGAAGCCCCAATAAGAAAAAAAACAGCTGGGGAAAGTGAATTGACAGAAACTACAGTACCATCAGTTGCGCAGTCATCATCAGACATTGAAGCTCTTAAGAATGAATCTCCACCACTAAGAACATCTTGGGAAAAACAAGCAGTTCACAAAAATGACTCGTTACCTGAGAGTGACGAGCATCCAAAACAAGATTCATCACCTTCAGTTTCAGAAGAGGAGATTTCTTTCAGTAAAACTGGAACATCTTCGGCAAGG AGTGATAAATCTGAAGCACTTTCCGACGGAAGTGATTCGCGTAATGAAGAACCAGAATGTGATGTCATCAAATTTAAAGATAATCATCTGGAGCAATCACCTGAACCAGAGAAGCTTACAAG GGACCTGTCCAAAGAGCAGACAGATGATGCAGATTCACCGAACAAATCTTTTACATGGAAAAGCCTCAAGTCTCTGGCTGATGGCTTTCTAAATATGTGGAGAAAATTGTAA
- the LOC113740035 gene encoding uncharacterized protein, with the protein MAGREVREYTNLTDPKDKKWAGKGKERIDDEEITFQRMVAKMQEVAGERGGYLHGRGALDSDDLLYLKEQMEAEEDAERLLRRTEKRAFAAFKKAVSDTTTASVPLPLRVEPKPKSGIRQQDLLKRVVEVKPKRQRHGSAEGNVSSVSSSGQVSDDRKPQTDRVQEKEVSPTRLANASDESKDDNPVKGLLLPYESSDDDD; encoded by the exons ATGGCCGGAAGAGAGGTTCGAGAATACACCAATCTCACCGATCCAAAAG ACAAAAAATGGGCAGGAAAGGGGAAGGAGCGGATTGACGATGAAGAAATCACCTTCCAGCGCATGGTTGCCAAG ATGCAAGAAGTTGCGGGAGAACGTGGTGGTTACCTTCATGGACGAGGGG CCTTGGATAGCGATGATTTGCTATATCTGAAGGAGCAAATGGAAGCTGAGGAGGATGCTGAACGCCTTCTTCGTCGCACTGAGAAACGTGCATTTGCTGCGTTTAAGa AAGCTGTTTCTGATACTACAACAGCATCTGTTCCGTTGCCTCTTCGTGTTGAACCAAAGCCAAAAAGCGGGATAAG GCAGCAAGACTTGCTGAAAAGGGTGGTGGAAGTAAAACCCAAGCGCCAAAGGCATGGCTCTGCTGAAGGAAATGTATCCTCCGTAAGCTCGAGTGGTCAGGTTTCAGATGATCGTAAACCTCAAACTGATAGGGTTCAGGAGAAAGAGGTTTCTCCAACTAGATTGGCTAATGCATCTGATGAATCAAAGGATGACAACCCTGTAAAGGGTTTGCTACTACCATATGAGAGTTCTGATGATGATGACTGA